From Fluviispira vulneris, a single genomic window includes:
- the cheB gene encoding chemotaxis-specific protein-glutamate methyltransferase CheB, whose translation MNSEWNDLILKIKNIVKEETGNQVSENNISMIESRLQKRLTNLGMKSPKEYLEYLEKNISQEKKAIISIFTTHHSFFFREYFHFEDIEKKYLKNILQVKKDKTIRIWSAACSQGQEAYSLSMLFHKLKQENKLNNCDFKILATDVDHESIEYAKNGVYIYKDISQVPMFYIHGNWLRGLGEIRDYVKPKIHIKNSVTFEEANLTKLGQKYLSEKFDIIFCRNVLIYFNNEQIIEIIKNLLHRLEPHGILVLGISESINNLNLPVKLFSNAIYSHSTFEEKELNITLQDVKKSLIKVLVVDDSPTILLLMKKILTIENGFEVVATVSSTEQARAVLKSNKIDIMTLDIHMPGETGIEYLKTSFVKGKHPPVLVVSSIERDGTNIAKEALDLGASDYVEKPDLKNMDESSEEICFKIDTILKQYKVTDKTNNKTPLVLKELQNTIRVLIVDDSPTIRAQLKNILAKSSNIQVVGEVEDPRQLDKQIQLLKPDVITLDINMPYLSGIDILRLIIPRYKIPTVVVSALNLEEGSLVMEALELGAVDFFQKPELRNIVEEGKILIEKIILAKSAKISLHRDRVYNYNENKVLDEQYLIAIGSSTGGTEALKLILEHLPSQIPPILIVQHIPEVFSKALADRLNNICPFDVVEATDKDILMPNKVYIAPGNYHMIVRKHMNNLQIQTTGAAVVNGHRPSVDVLFYSLAQLRLQKMLGIILTGMGVDGAQGLKQLKETGAKTIAQNEETCVVFGMPREAIKLNAVDFVEPLENIANKIINLTKVSD comes from the coding sequence ATGAATTCGGAATGGAATGATCTCATTCTTAAAATTAAAAATATTGTAAAAGAGGAAACTGGCAATCAAGTATCTGAAAACAATATTTCCATGATAGAATCACGTTTGCAAAAACGCTTGACGAATTTAGGAATGAAATCTCCTAAGGAATATTTGGAGTATTTAGAAAAAAATATATCGCAAGAAAAAAAAGCAATTATTTCTATATTTACAACTCATCATAGCTTCTTTTTTAGAGAATACTTTCATTTTGAAGATATCGAAAAAAAATATTTGAAAAATATATTACAAGTTAAAAAAGATAAAACGATCCGTATATGGAGTGCTGCCTGTAGCCAAGGGCAAGAGGCATATTCACTGTCTATGCTTTTTCATAAGCTAAAACAAGAAAACAAATTAAATAACTGCGATTTTAAAATTTTAGCTACAGATGTGGATCATGAATCTATTGAGTATGCAAAAAACGGAGTCTATATTTATAAAGATATTTCTCAAGTCCCTATGTTTTATATTCATGGGAATTGGTTAAGGGGCCTAGGTGAGATTCGTGACTATGTTAAACCAAAAATTCACATTAAAAACTCAGTTACTTTTGAGGAAGCAAATTTAACAAAGCTCGGTCAGAAATATTTATCCGAGAAGTTTGATATTATTTTTTGTCGTAACGTTTTAATTTATTTTAATAATGAACAAATTATAGAAATTATAAAAAATCTATTACATCGACTTGAACCGCATGGAATTTTGGTCTTAGGTATCAGTGAATCAATTAATAATCTTAATCTTCCTGTAAAATTATTTTCAAACGCAATATATTCACACAGTACTTTTGAAGAAAAAGAATTGAATATAACTCTCCAAGATGTTAAAAAGTCGCTTATTAAAGTGCTCGTGGTTGATGATTCTCCAACAATTTTGCTTTTAATGAAAAAAATTCTTACAATTGAAAATGGCTTTGAGGTCGTTGCAACTGTGAGCAGCACTGAGCAAGCGCGCGCAGTTTTAAAATCAAATAAAATTGACATAATGACTTTAGATATTCATATGCCCGGAGAAACAGGCATAGAGTATTTAAAAACCTCATTTGTGAAAGGAAAGCACCCACCGGTTTTAGTCGTCAGTTCTATTGAAAGAGATGGAACTAACATTGCAAAGGAAGCTCTTGATCTCGGAGCATCTGATTATGTTGAAAAACCAGATTTAAAAAATATGGATGAGTCGAGTGAAGAAATTTGTTTTAAGATAGATACGATTTTAAAACAATATAAAGTAACAGATAAAACAAACAATAAAACTCCTCTTGTCTTAAAAGAATTACAAAATACGATTCGTGTTCTTATTGTTGATGATTCACCGACCATTCGAGCACAACTTAAGAATATATTAGCAAAAAGTAGCAATATTCAAGTTGTGGGTGAAGTGGAAGACCCACGACAACTTGATAAACAAATTCAATTATTAAAACCAGATGTAATTACTTTAGATATCAACATGCCATATCTAAGTGGTATCGATATTTTGCGATTAATTATACCTCGTTATAAGATTCCAACGGTTGTTGTTAGCGCACTGAATTTAGAAGAAGGCTCTCTTGTCATGGAAGCTCTAGAGCTAGGTGCGGTGGATTTCTTTCAAAAACCAGAGTTACGAAATATAGTCGAAGAAGGTAAAATATTAATAGAAAAAATTATTTTAGCAAAAAGTGCGAAAATTTCTTTGCATAGAGATCGAGTTTATAATTATAATGAAAATAAAGTTTTGGATGAACAGTATTTAATAGCGATAGGTTCTTCAACAGGAGGGACGGAAGCTTTAAAATTGATTTTAGAACATCTTCCATCACAAATACCACCTATTTTGATTGTTCAACATATCCCTGAAGTTTTTTCAAAAGCTCTTGCAGATAGACTAAATAATATATGTCCTTTTGATGTAGTTGAAGCAACAGACAAAGATATTTTAATGCCCAATAAAGTTTATATAGCACCTGGAAATTATCACATGATCGTAAGAAAACATATGAATAATTTGCAAATTCAAACGACTGGTGCAGCTGTGGTGAATGGGCATAGACCTTCTGTAGATGTATTATTTTATTCATTAGCACAATTAAGATTACAAAAAATGTTAGGGATTATATTAACCGGCATGGGAGTTGATGGTGCCCAAGGGTTAAAGCAATTAAAAGAAACTGGGGCTAAAACAATTGCACAAAATGAAGAAACTTGTGTGGTTTTTGGTATGCCTCGTGAAGCTATTAAGTTAAATGCAGTCGATTTTGTTGAACCGCTTGAGAATATTGCAAATAAAATAATCAATTTAACTAAGGTGTCTGATTAA